A region of Toxorhynchites rutilus septentrionalis strain SRP chromosome 1, ASM2978413v1, whole genome shotgun sequence DNA encodes the following proteins:
- the LOC129761639 gene encoding uncharacterized protein LOC129761639 encodes MASNDDGQNSVDPTGVINNQRQQNQPIIPVPAVHYQQQFIPVSAAQQQQYAPFPPHQPQAQVGSDVFVQILQMMQQQHREMMTQLIQQQQQSDEKHERFLRTIASSINVQVPPNPEQILDSLAGNIKEFRFEADSNVTFAAWYSRYDDLFEKDAARLDGEAKVRLLLRKLGASEHERYVSYILPKLPKNFSFLETVAKLKSLFGAKESVISRRYRCLQIAKNPAEDHVAFACRVNKACVEFELGKLSEEQFKCLVYVCGLKSENDVEIRTRLLTKIEERNDVTLEQLSEECQRLYNLKHDSAMIESPSTYDQVQAIRKFGGKRYEKHDRESPKHPSSDTDRKPNSPCWFCGGFHYVRDCRYKSHKCSECGQFGHREGYCASAKPRKTGRRRRKQPVSAKVVVVDVCSVQQRRRYVSGDLAEHWQSCVIVSNGEGEDGIWQHTIARWGVRVRRHHRKQYTT; translated from the exons ATGGCGAGCAACGACGACGGACAGAATAGTGTTGACCCCACGGGTGTGATAAACAATCAACGGCAACAAAACCAGCCGATTATCCCCGTGCCGGCGGTCCACTATCAGCAGCAGTTTATTCCCGTCTCTGCCGCCCAGCAACAGCAGTACGCGCCCTTCCCGCCCCACCAACCGCAAGCACAGGTCGGTAGCGATGTGTTCGTGCAAATTTTGCAAATgatgcagcagcagcaccgAGAGATGATGACCCAGCTgattcaacagcagcagcaaagtGATGAGAAGCATGAACGCTTTCTCCGTACGATCGCATCGTCAATCAACGTGCAGGTACCACCGAATCCGGAACAGATTCTTGACTCTTTGGCCGGCAACATCAAGGAATTCCGGTTCGAGGCCGACTCCAACGTGACGTTTGCGGCTTGGTACTCGAGATACGACGATCTCTTCGAGAAGGATGCTGCTAGATTGGACGGTGAAGCAAAAGTTCGTCTTCTTTTGCGAAAGCTGGGTGCATCGGAGCACGAACGGTATGTGAGTTACATTCTGCCTAAACTTCCGAAAAATTTTAGCTTCCTGGAAACAGTGGCCAAGCTCAAGAGCCTGTTCGGAGCAAAAGAATCGGTGATCAGCCGTCGCTACCGATGCCTGCAGATAGCGAAAAATCCTGCAGAGGACCATGTGGCATTCGCTTGCCGCGTAAACAAGGCTTGCGTGGAGTTTGAGCTGGGTAAGCTCTCGGAGGAGCAATTCAAGTGCTTGGTCTACGTGTGTGGTTTAAAATCGGAGAACGACGTCGAGATTCGCACCCGCCTCCTCACGAAAATAGAAGAGAGAAATGACGTGACATTGGAGCAGCTTTCGGAGGAGTGTCAGCGACTGTACAACCTGAAGCACGACAGCGCCATGATCGAATCTCCGTCCACGTATGACCAAGTACAAGCGATAAGAAAATTTGGTGGGAAGCGGTACGAAAAGCATGACCGTGAGTCACCGAAACATCCTTCCAGTGACACCGACAGGAAACCAAATTCGCCATGTTGGTTTTGCGGTGGATTCCACTACGTTCGGGACTGTAGATACAAGAGCCACAAGTGTTCCGAATGTGGCCAGTTCGGGCATCGTGAGGGGTACTGTGCCAGTGCCAAACCCCGAAAAACTGGAAGGAGGCGCAGGAAGCAACCAGTGTCCGCCAAGGTGGTGGTCGTCGATGTGTGCAGTGTGCAGCAACGACGCAGATATGTCTCC GGAGATTTGGCGGAGCATTGGCAGTCCTGCGTTATCGTCAGCAACGGTGAAGGCGAAGACGGCATCTGGCAGCATACTATCGCTCGATGGGGAGTTCGAGTGCGACGTCACCATCGGAAGCAGTACACGACGTGA